In the genome of Haliaeetus albicilla chromosome W, bHalAlb1.1, whole genome shotgun sequence, the window ttttgtatatattttgcagGTTATCAGAAGCCCACGGCAGGACTTATGTTTTCACTTGATGAGTGGGCCATTACCTgtattgtttgtttgattttggttGTGATATTCTTATGGTATAACAGGGAAAGATGGTTTGgaactccttcctccttgccttttttAGCTTTGGTGCATctggacaaggagaaaggaccTCCAGTTTAGCTTGGGAAGTGATACAAGGATTCATACATGTCTGGAATAGAACGGATCAGGGGATCTGTATTCAGATTCCTACTTCTGCCGAGCAGGGGATTAGATTCGGTTTGATACCCATGAGGCGCAATATTGGAAAACATTATATGAGCAATGGCATTATAGGGTTAGTAGATGCTCCTTTTGAGTATCAATATCGAAGTGATTATACCTCTTCTGGCAGATGGTGGCAAGATGAAGTAGCCTTCTATGAGATCCCTTGGGACACGGGGTGGCCTGacttaataaacaaaacttgTAAGCGATGGAGATTGGAGGTCAGTCACGAAATTGGTACTAGTCATAGCCCACCGTGTCCTCCAGGATTCGAGGAAGCCTATTCCAGACGATTCCCACCTTCTCCATCCTGGTGGAGAATAACAGGCTGCCCTTCCTATCACAATATATCTTGTAATCTAGTGCCCTTTTGGCCTGCTTCCCCGGAAATTACCCCTTTTGAATTACAATATAATGTAAAATGGGATTCAGCTTGGTGTGGTCACATACCTGACAGGAAGGGACAATATCCTTCAATGAATAGCGCCCACACTGCTTGGGGATGGTCAGTGAAACACgttaaaaaaccaacctcttcacttattaaagaaagaaattgtggGCACACCCAACCCCAATGATGCCCATTTGTTAAACTGTACCCACATTATAGATTGTACCACAGGTGCTGGCAATCCCATCGAAACATGGATCAGTTTGGAAGTTAGAACCTTAATTCGAGATATGTGCACCTGTTGGGGATATCCTAATTTTGGATACCGAAACCGGGATAACCAATGTAATCAGATCACCAATAATGTTAATATCTGGCTAAAATGTGGAATTCCCATTAACCATTTCCCAAGACATAAAGTGGGGGAGGATAATCAAATACCCCGGGGAGACACAGCTACTTGTCAAAACGCTTTGTATGCTGCCCCTGAGGGGACCATCTGGGGGTGCTCAGATGGGAAAATGTACTCGCATTTGAATGTTATCAAACAGGCTGGATTGCGGTGTGCTTTGGGAATTCCTACTATGTGTCCCAGGCAAATCTTTGAATATACCACACCAcctattcacaggaaaaaaCGAGAACTTGATGACCCAAGTAGCGCCCAGAAATggattcaaagcattttaaaacctgaTTATTATACCTGGGGACAGAAGGTATCGTTAGAGCTAGAAGCATTCTTTGCACCATCTGGGTATATTGTTTGGCACCAACGGGTGCTAGAAAACCTAACTTGGCAAGTACATGTATTAAGTAATTGGACTCAATATGCCTTTGGGGAACTAAATCTCCAAGTGCAACAGGTATCAAAAATGACATTACAGAATCGTTTAGCCTTAGATATgttattgttaaaagaacaaggTGTGTGTGGTATGTTGAACTTGACTGAATCTGAATGTTGTATTACCATTCATAATGCCACGACCTCCATTGAAGAAGCCCGGGCAAAGATGAAGGAGATTGCTGACCAGACGAGAGAATTCTTCCACGCAATGCAACCAGCTGACTGGTTTGATGGCTGGAATCCAAACTCATGGCTACATTCCATTTTAGGATCCTTAGGACTGACGGGATGGGGAAAATGGCTTGTAAATATTGGACTTATGATATTAATTGGATTTATATGTTTAATAACAGGCCTTGCCATAGTAAGATGTATGATTAGCCGCTTACTATCCTcagctgtctctctctcttctcctacTGTCCGCTATATCAAAATCACCACAGACAAAGATGATATGAACAAGAATCAAAGTCCAGCGACTGTTCGAGCCACAGGGTGGTGTGacagtctgacaaattcaatgtctcaaacatctgttaaagagctttggtggagaaaacggcctctgtaaaaatgctggagttttgtgaacaggacaatgtggccagaggagagggccccatggagggtgggaacgcacttctccaaagccccaattccttatcttaagtgaccaggagaaggaacacaatttatgccttcctggaggaagaaggccccacagaagttgggactgtgcttctatcttaagcggtcatgccagcaggaaaagagaggcaactccacaatgaaccacccccccccccaaagctcactgaccgattccagagaaccccaggtgtgggaactgcgcatgttgagatcatcaaccaacacactataaaagaagagagaacgaGTCCTCAGGGCGCGCCCTCCGGAcctggatctctacgctggctggaccaatgctggacccaggactggtgaaacccttctctctctctttctttctttctctcattctctctctccctcttttccttctctcttttccacagtccctacacctcatccttttaaacataaaccgttgaccaagtctgagactaggagtggatctagccgcccctgagctcctctttgaggagtccagaaagcaagggggtctgctctgaacctcgtgacttaatgggagggctctccttctgacacagtttcatgttcctttttccatttcatttttctatacttccctcctcttctcaaacagcggcttaatgacatgttgcaaggttcatattaacaagttcatgtgtacttggacaaagttagctaggttgaataaatgttggttgttgtttgaactcccctggtgtcatttcaccttaattctgacaaaggaaatccacaaacctgagtcgctccaactttgggacgcgacaaGTATATAATCATGATATTAAGGAAATGTCTTTATTGTGAATATAATACTTAATTCTTCAACAGTGGCAAACAATCTATCTTCCATACTTATTCTGGACCTCCACgctgtaaaataaaagcagacagTTAAATATATTCCACTAAAAGAACAGGAAATGGAGATCAAATCTTTTTCACTGTTCTAGATTAACAGCATTCtagttttaatttctgatttagatattgatttttaatgtatataAGAACATGCATGGAGTGTCAAAGTATCAGCATCTACCCATAACAGCCCCATTTTTTTCAGGGGAGAATACAAAAAGATCAACTCCTGCAACCTATAATTATAGCTGCTTCCAATTCTCCCACTCTGAAGAAACCTGACTCTTACTCACTTTAGAAAGGTCTGATAAACTTCTGTTTACTACTGTTGTgttttagaattattttcacTGCCCAAATTCCAAAGTgcaaagtaaaaacaaagccaaGGTCAGCCATTACAATCTTTGAGAAATTAGAAAGGTACTCAATTCATTATTTTgccaacaaaattattttacaactTACCTCACCATTAGAAAATTTATGCTAGAGGTCAAGAAGTGTATTactatggaaaataaataattttatttctaattataaTACCCTACTGATATACATGCAGGAAAACTGATTTCCTCTACTAACATGATCACACTGTAGGTGTCCTTATCATTTAACAAAGCTATGTAAGTgtcttttcatttcaaactcACACCCATCTCTCCAGTTCTTCAAGTTTTGTGCATTCTCCCTTTTTAAGCATCAGTGTTTACAACTGAAAATTGTTACAGAACAAAAGCAGGTTTTTCTTGCCTTTCATGTACAATGCCATATTTGcaaatattgcagaaaatatttatatcaagtttaataaaatgtttctacTACTAGAAATACAAGAGTTAACTTACTAATACATAACTTACAAAAACTagtttgagaaatattttgggCTTCAGTTGCCTGGTAATAGCCTTTGCCGGTTTAAGAACAGACTCTTGTGCTCCTGTCCAGCATATTCAAATTACACATTAAACAGCTGTTACAAAACAGGTAGTGACTGTGATTAATGTAGGTTATGACTATCGCTAGCTATCTGCATGTCTGTTTTAAGTCTGTATCTCTAATCAGTGATACCACAAGCTACTAATTAGTGAGAGTTGGGTACCTTGTGTATTAAGATTTTGTAGTTTTGGTATTGTGCATCAAAGCTGTGAAAACTCTGAGTATACACTTACCAAGAATTACAATGTAATACCATATTTTAAACTTTGAAGAAGGTGTAGATAAATGCTAGGTAAATACAGACAATACACACCAATAAATGAAACTTACTTGAATATATTCAATCTCTTCATCTGACATAAgtttccttctgtatttctgaGGTAAGGTTCTTGCTAATTCAGAAGTGTCTGGTATACCTTGTACTCTAATaacagatgaaatattttgaaatgccGGCAATTTGCCTCCTACAGACTCCTGTGCTTTTGAAGCATTGCGAGATGGCATACTTGCTTGTAGAGATTCCTGTACTGAAACCCAGATTGCAAAACCATTACAGAAATATAACAAGACTGTAAAATGAATTAGTGAGCAGCCAATAAAAGTTACCAGTTATTGACAATTTTCTTCATTATAACAAATAATTACAAGAATTAAAAGATACTCTACTTCTCACAAGCTGTTTTTATTGTTAAATATACTAAGAACACAgtgaaaaaattctgaaagtaaaagaaagcatATTTGAGTGGCAGAAATACTGATGTGGAAACAGAAGATAAATCAGCATGTATCCTAACAAAGGCTTTTTCACTAGGAAGCTGTACTTGCAGAAAAAGCATATAGTATCAAATGTGTGTGTGGAGAAGGTTATGTAGAAACATAACTAAGATAAATAACTAACATCCACTAAGATGATGCTTTTTGTTTACTGCAACTGTAAAAACAGACAAGTGAAAAAGAGGTAAAGGCTTGCAGAAAGATAAAGCTCACAACTATGACATACCACAACATGCAATACAATGCTGTAcccatttttaatattacaaaATGGCATCAACAAAGGAAGGTCCCAAACAGAGCGAGGAGGAAGAGAACCCATCAAAAGGAGCACAATCTGAACAGGGGGCATGCCATTaagctgaaattttaaattttaagagcAGGAGGCAAAGGgaacagaagatgaaaacagaagaaaacaacacaCAGGTGATAATAGTTTTGGCTAGTAATGACTACAAAGTATTCTTGTTTCAAGAAGTAACGCACcttatatatgaaaaaaaaaaagtttctccaAATTTGTTTTATATACCACATAAACGTTTAGAGATTTGCCTAAGATTTTCTTCTATTGTATGTTTTAAAGTCTGAAGTGTAGTTGGAATAGAAGCATTAGCCAATTAAAAACCTGAAGTCAAGATTCAAAAATACCTGATCTAATACTGCTGTTGCTTAAGCTCAGATACAGTCCCTACTACAGTTTTCCCCTCCCTGTTTGAGACCATCATGTTGCAGCAGTAATATGATAAAAGTATTTGACTGGCCTTTTAAGCACTCACATCCCTAAAAGTATAGTCTTGATCTGCAGAGCTCTGTTTAGCTATATAGAAGCAACAGTCTGGTACGGTGAAACAGTTATTGCTAGTGTTCAAGCAAAGTGAGGTAGATTGCAATTTACTAGTGAGGCAACAGAAATCAATTAAGGTAGAAAAGTCTAACATACTTAAAATATATAGTCACAAAAATCTTCTGATGCAAAGATAAACGTGAGCCAAGTAACATGTTTTTAAGCCTTTGAGAAAGCAATTCACTGGCATGAGAGGTGGTGCAATTAGCTGAACTGGGCACAAGATACAAAATTCTGACTGGAAGTTATCGCAGAAAATAGTTCCTGAAGAATTCACAGGTGAGTCAGAAGTGGCAGTGATGTCCACTGTAGATACTCTGCAATGTTAATGGATAATCCCAAATGTCATAATGCTGTGGCAAATACGTGGTACAGTATCATTTCTAAACAAGTGAGAATAACAACAGAGCTTCTTAAAACATCTACTACTTTAGTTTCAAATGCTTTATTGACTCAAAAGGAATATTAAAACAACATACAGCTCGTTAACTTTGATGTCTACATGTAACAGTACTGGGGTTCCTATAAACATAGCTATAGGTATAAAAATTAATGTCAAAGATTGcaatgaagttaattttttcttaGCATTAATTAATAGCACAGGGAAACACTTCTTAAAATGTACAGTGGGATGGTGCTCTCAGCTATAATCAGGGGTTTAAATACCACAGACACTGCACACTCcaattaggaaaagaaaggatGAGGAAAATGCAACATCATTACTGCAAATATCACCAAATACCTAAGGCTGCTTTAAATTGACTTGGGCACTATCACTTCAGGCAAATAGTATTTGCAAAAATGGGACTTAGTATATAAGTAGGAAAACAACACTGGAAATCTTTGCCCTGACCAAGAAATAAAGACATGCGTGTATTATGTATATTCCCACAGTTGTATAGAGTCTGAAAAGGAAGAGTCAAAGAGTTGCCTTCAAACTAAAACAACTATGGTTCAGAAACCCTGCTCAAAATCAATCGAGTCCCATAGTTGAAGCAGAAAAATTGTGTGCTGGTTCTTATATAAAACAGTTCATGCAAAGAAATGTGGTGCAAGTTGTATCTATAGATGAAATACTTACTTTT includes:
- the LOC138683337 gene encoding alpha-ketoglutarate dehydrogenase component 4-like isoform X1 gives rise to the protein MGSKMAAATRVVQVVKPHTPLIKFPDRKSSPRPKILLYFCNGFAIWVSVQESLQASMPSRNASKAQESVGGKLPAFQNISSVIRVQGIPDTSELARTLPQKYRRKLMSDEEIEYIQRGGPE
- the LOC138683337 gene encoding alpha-ketoglutarate dehydrogenase component 4-like isoform X2; its protein translation is MGSKMAAATRVVQVVKPHTPLIKFPDRKSSPRPKIWVSVQESLQASMPSRNASKAQESVGGKLPAFQNISSVIRVQGIPDTSELARTLPQKYRRKLMSDEEIEYIQRGGPE
- the LOC138683337 gene encoding alpha-ketoglutarate dehydrogenase component 4-like isoform X3 gives rise to the protein MGSKMAAATRVVQVVKPHTPLIKFPDRKSSPRPKIQESLQASMPSRNASKAQESVGGKLPAFQNISSVIRVQGIPDTSELARTLPQKYRRKLMSDEEIEYIQRGGPE